In the genome of Cervus elaphus chromosome 5, mCerEla1.1, whole genome shotgun sequence, the window TCCTCCTTATGGGGCAGTGCAGCTCTAGACCAAGCTGTATCTGTTTGGGAAGGGAGGAAAAGCAGTAGCTGGCATCCACAGCAGCTTCTCCAGGTGAGTGGTGCTGGAGAGGTGTGTAGGACTCTGCGTGGCCAGCCACAGAAGCTACCCCAAAATTTAATATCCACTATGTCCCTtttgttcttctgtttgctgTTAACATCTAGTAAAAGTTaatgaaccttaaaaaaaaaaaaaaagaccccttCAAATCATCCAGCTCAGTCTCCTTCAAttcagatggggaagctgaagcTCAGGCAGAAGAGGTGATCTAAGTCAACtcgagaaagagaaggaagagagctATATGGCTGACTTTCTGTGTAATCGGCACCACGGCAAGCCCTTGACACACAGTCTTACCGAATCCTCCCAATAACCCAGTGATTCACGTGCTATCGTTACTCTGAGATGACTGATGAGGGACAGGGTTCAGAAGATCGCACCACTGAGGCACAAGGGCGAGAGGAGACGCCAAGATCAGGCTGCCCCATTCCCCAGCCCATGGCTTTTATCCACCAAGAAATCCTGTGCCCCCTTTTTattcaaaacctttttttttttttgcagaggtatagttgctttacagtgttatgttagtttctgctgtacaacagagtgagTCAGCCGTATGTAGATACAtatcccctccatcctgaacctccctcccatccctttCATCCCACCCAGATCACCAAGGGcacacatgtgtgctaagtcatttctgtcGTGTCCTATTCTTCTTGACACTATGGACCggagaccaccaggctcccctgtctataggattctccaggcaagaatacaggagtgggatgccattcccttctccagggaatcttcctgactcagggatggaacccatgtctcctgcattggcagccagattctttactactagcaccaactgggaagtccCTAGGTCTCCACACCctttttttaatgacataaaattatgccagtgcaggagatggtaagagacacaggttgatcccctggaggagggcatggcaacccactccagtattcttgcctggagaatcccatggacagagaagccgggcgggttatacagtccacagggtcgcaaagggtcagacacaactgaagtgactttgcgtacacacacagagcacaaaATTATTCAGACTTGCCCCTCGCACCCCTCAGAATCCTCCAACTGCCACCCTATAGAGGATGATGGTTTCCTTGGAGTGGGGATCACTCTGCAGACAAGGCTGAGTCTCAGAAGCAATGCAGCAGAGTAAATAAGAAACGTGGGTTGTGGAGTCCGGCTGCCTGGATTTGACACATCCACCGTGTGACCCTGGGTGAGCGGCTTGCCGTCTTGACCTCTCCACTTTCCTCCCCTGTAAAGGGGTGATCTGGTACTCCCCACTCATCGGTGAGGCGGGTAGCGATGAACAGGATCATCCCTGAAAGAGCCCCAGGGATTCCCTGGTCCCAGAAGTGGCCCTGGGGTGATGGGACTCTGTGTTCCTCAGGTGGGATCCTTCGGGAATGGCACGGCGCTCAGGAACCTCGTGGAGGTGGAGCTGGTGATGTTCCTGAGCAGTTTTAGCAGCTTCCAGAAGGAAGCCAGCAACTACAGCCACCACGAGCATGTTCTGAGCATGCTCTATAAAAAGCTCATGGATTGCCCAGATCTGCTACACCTCCAGCCCCAGAACCTGAGGCTGGTCCACGGAGTCATCTCTGCTGTCGCCTTCACCATTCGGACCTGGGAGGTGGAAGAGCAAGTCACTGTCACCATCGTGCCGGCCTACAGAGTCCTGAGTAAGGGTAGGTCCACCTGACTCACACGCCTGCCCTCCCCAGGGGGAGGACCCAcagctccctcccctctcctctgtgGCCACGTGCAGACACCTGGATGCACCCATTCAACCCACATCCCGTGCTGGGTGCCGGGCGACTGAAATGCCTGGGACTGACTCAGCTCTGGCTCTCCTTGTGGTTCAATGGGGCAAACAGATTTATCAAAGAATCACGCAGATAAATATAAGattggagaggaagggagagtcAAGGAAGGGAAAGCATTAGAGCAACCCCCGGGGTGACTCTGGAACACTTACCCTGGGGGTGGTTGTTTCCCCatgctatatataatagtttgcatcagCGAAACCCAAATTTCCAATCTATCCCTACCCCACCTATCTGTCtccccctttggcaaccacaggtctgttctctatatctgtgagtttgtttctgcaaAACTCACTTTTCATACTCCAGAAGGACAGTCAAGAAGGCAAACCTTTAGTCTCTCAGGCTATGtagttccaggcttccctggagagATACTCAAATGAATTAGCAGTCTCTTCCCCTGAgagcttccccactggctcagcggtaaagaatccgcctaccaatagAGGAGACGCGAATTAGACCcctgggatcaggaagatcccctggaggaggaaatggcaatccactccagtaatcttgcctgggaaattccatggacagaggagcctggaggactacagtctatggcgtcacaaggagtcagacatgacttaatgactaaacaacaaaaagcctTGAGGACTTGTTAGCAACTGGGGTTTTCTAAGCCCTCACTGTCTCTCCTTTGCCTCCTCAGGATCTTCTGTTCCCAACTTTCAGCCCTCCCCAGAGGTCTATGTGAGACTGATTGAGGCCTGCCCTATTCTTGGACATTTCTCCCCATCCTTCAGCGAGCTGCAGAGAAACTTCGTGAAATACAAGCCAACCAAGTTGAAGAGCCTCCTGCGGCTGGTAAAACACTGGTACCTGGAGGTGAGGAGGCTGCCTGATGGGGGCAAGAACAGAAGAtgggggagagaggggaagaaaaggcAGGAACCAGACTTATCAGCAGGGGGAGACTGTGAGGAGCGGCAGTGGCCATGCGGAAGGAGAGAATTtggttagttacctattttatgacAAGGGTTTAGATTTTATGACTACTGTTTAGATTTCACATAGGATGTCTGCATGGTACCAAGGGTATTTCCAAATACCCAGATGAGCAGAGTCATCTCAGCTTATGAAAGGAAGACtcagaagcaaacaaaaaatgagaaagaaagaagaaaaatgatgtcttattttcaaaacattgGTTAAGAGTCAGAGTTTAGAAAGACCGGtttaaccaaaaaagaaaaaaatagtatttaaagattaaaaatcaagATACTATGAAAGTTTGTTTATAGTTAGTACGTTTATGGTGGAAAAATAGTGTTTTCTTACATAGTTATCACCTCAACAAAGGTTGTGATGTGTCTTCAGATATTAGCAACACCAAAGTCAAgaatgaaattgttttttttgGCCAGTCAGTCACTTTAACAGGAAATGATCCAAAGTTTTGTGGATTTGAAGAGCTAGAACTCAaaagaatgatctgtttgttttgtttgtttgactaaGTGTACAAAGTGTTTTCTTCCTGAATGTGACATGCACATTTATTGGCAATGTCCACAGAAAAACATACTAGCTTTACTTCCATAGCCCTTTCTCTGTACAAGTCTCTGCCTGTAAGGGACTTCTCCAgcggtcctgtggttaagactccacgtttccactgcagggatattgggttccatccctggtcagggaaccacgGCCCCTACACAgcctaaaaacaaacaacctaaaaGATTCTGCCTCTAAGACAAGATGTTGGCTGCATATGGTTTTTTGAAAGCTTCTTGACTCAGTATTATtcatttgatgttttcttttatttgagaatttttatttaacCAAGTGTTACAAGACGTGTGGATCAAGGACACAAAGTTTTTATTATAGGTTAGACAGAACTAGAGTCCTGTGATGCTAAAAAGGTTGTTAGTTCATTTTTATCTAGAAACTTTGTAACATCCAAGGAGTTGTCATTTACTATCATGATTCAAAAGTATTTTTTGATGCTTACCCATTCATTCACTGGGGCCAAGGAATGTGTAAGTTAGATTCTCTGGGTTTTATTTGATTTCACCAAGTCTTAACTGTAAGAATATCACTGATCTCAGAGATGTCCAAGTTTGTGCATGCTCATGcacaaagtcatttttaaaaaaaatttttgagatgTCAGTTGGAATAATATATCATTTAAGTTTGCACTATGTATAGCCATATACTGAgggtaagtgagtgagtgaagttgctcagtcatgtctgactctgcgaccccatggactgttgcttaccaggctcctccacccatgggattttccaggcaagaatactgcagtgggttgccatttccttctccaatactgaGGGTAggagataaagaaagaaagcttccccccccccccccgccccatacGGCCCTCAAAAATAGAACATTAACCTGGGTAATTGactctaatttttttcattttgttttttaactctgAGTAACAGAAAAACCAACTCTAACTGGCTTAACCAATAAAGAGGATTATCAGCTCATGTGTGAAAACCTACAACAGTGGAAACAGCTTCAGGCACTGTTTGGTGAAGGCTGCAGCTCTGTTTCTCTGTAATTctcttgtgtgtgcgtgtgtgctaagttgcttcagtcatatctgagtctttgcaaccccatggactgtagcccgctaggctcctctgtccatgggattctccaagcaagaatactagagtgggttgccatttcctcctccgggggatcttcccagccgagGGATGggaccagcatctcttatgtctcctgcattggcaggcaggttctttaccactagcgccacctggagcAGCTTGTCTCAATATTATATGTCAACTTGGTCCCCAAGCTGGTTTCCCTCATGGTGGCAAAATGGCCACATTTGTTCCTGCCCTCACATTCACTTGGACTTCTCTTCTCTCAACCACAGAACAAAAGGACTAGATTTGACTCAAATTGAGCCAGCTTAGGTCACAAGGCATCTCTTGAACCAACTATTTGGCAAGGGGGAATAGGTTTATCCTAGTGATCCTGTCCAGTCAGGGCCAACCCTGGAGATGAGGATTAGGTCAATCACATCCAAACAGCATGGCCACTAAACAATGGGGAAGAAACACACGCCTGTTAGAGAAGCAACCCCAACGTTCACTATAGATTCTCAGCTATTATCTAGtcctagaggagcctggcaggctacagtccacggggtcgaaaagagtcagacccaacttagcaactaaacagcaacaataacatagtcccccaacacatacacaaacacattttttttctctttagctaagatttttctttaaaagaaatctccTGGAAGCCCAAATAGATTAAAATAGAGTTATTTTGGGTTATTTTGGTTGGGGTGCTGGTGACAGAGCCCAATCTGCTGACtcccttttttgtcttttaagtatttatttgtttggctgcaccaggtcttagttgcagcatgcgggatcttctgCCTTCACTGTGGCAtgatctctagttgtggcttgtgggatctaggtttcctgaccagggatggaacctgggagCATGgcatctcagccactggaccaccaggaaagtccctgctcACTCCTTGGGATACTTCTTCATCATTCCATTCTGGAAGTTATGTCAAGTACAGTTTGAAACCCACTGGACTCACCCAGTTGCTTAATTTTAAGATGGGGAAACCCAGTTAAGGCCAGAGAGGAAAAGTGACTTGGCCAAGAATATGCAGCCGGTAGATAACAAAACTGGGACAAGaacttggatttttttcagtttcGGGTCCAATGTCATCCTTCTAAGGAATCCTAggatcactctctctctctcttcccatgtctttcaacagtatgtgaaagcCCAGTGTCCTAGGGCGGAGCTGCCCCCAATGTATGCCCTTGAGCTACTGACCATCTATGCCTGGGAAACGGGTACTAAGGAGAGTGAGCGTTTCAGGTTGGACAAAGGCCTGGTCACAGTGCTGCAGCTGCTCATAGAGTATCAGCGCCTCTGCATCTACTGGACCAAGTACTACACGTTGCAGAACCCGATCATTGAGGACTTTGTCAGAAACCAGCTCAAAGAAAAGAGGTACTGGATTGCCGCATGCCAGCCACATCTCAGAGAAAGAGAATTAAGGGGAAGGTGGTATTGAGTTTCCTGGGTgggctttattttatatataaaatcactatatataatatacatatttaaagatttatttattttactgtttggCTGTGGCAAGTTTTGTTGCACATGGGCTTTTCCTACTTGCAGCGAGTGGGGACTACCCTCTAGCTGTGGTTcgaaggcttctcactgcagtggcttctcttagtTGAGGAGTactggctctagggtgcacaggctttagtagttgtggctacTGTGGGCTTCATTGCATGTagaattttcctggaccagggatcgaccctgtgtcccctgcattgcgaggcggattcttaaccactggaccaccagggaagcctgggtggaCTTTATTAAGTAGAAAAGCGGATATCTCACCCTGACACAGTTGACATCTCGAGCTGATTGCCCTTCAAATCGCCAGGGCCTTAGGGGCTATAAGCCTTT includes:
- the OASL gene encoding 2'-5'-oligoadenylate synthase-like protein isoform X2, with translation MAVPLELFNTPASSLNSFVAQCQHNIKEWEEGVVKAVRTVQKFLRKQHFQGDHGLDQKVLKVIQVGSFGNGTALRNLVEVELVMFLSSFSSFQKEASNYSHHEHVLSMLYKKLMDCPDLLHLQPQNLRLVHGVISAVAFTIRTWEVEEQVTVTIVPAYRVLSKGSSVPNFQPSPEVYVRLIEACPILGHFSPSFSELQRNFVKYKPTKLKSLLRLVKHWYLEYVKAQCPRAELPPMYALELLTIYAWETGTKESERFRLDKGLVTVLQLLIEYQRLCIYWTKYYTLQNPIIEDFVRNQLKEKRPIILDPADPTYNVATGYRWDIVAQSARCCLKQYCCYDIPNWKLKVFVDVVVAWGCYCLLQSTGCTVHQFQ